One Entomomonas asaccharolytica DNA segment encodes these proteins:
- the gmhB gene encoding D-glycero-beta-D-manno-heptose 1,7-bisphosphate 7-phosphatase — translation MKLIILDRDGVINYDSDDYIKTVAEWIPIEGAIDAIARLSKAGWTVAVATNQSGIARGYYNVATLEAMHNKLRALVTEAGGELGMIAYCPHGPNDGCDCRKPKPGLLQQISEYYQVPLQEVWFVGDSASDLKAAQAVACQQVLVRTGKGLRTLEKGIDKQVLVFDDLVAVADYLLQ, via the coding sequence ATGAAACTCATTATTCTAGATAGAGACGGAGTCATAAATTATGACTCCGATGACTATATTAAAACAGTAGCGGAATGGATTCCTATTGAAGGCGCTATTGATGCAATTGCAAGACTCAGTAAGGCAGGGTGGACTGTCGCTGTTGCAACGAATCAGTCAGGAATCGCGCGAGGTTATTACAACGTGGCTACCCTTGAAGCTATGCATAATAAGCTACGTGCGTTAGTAACAGAGGCTGGTGGAGAACTGGGGATGATTGCGTATTGTCCTCATGGGCCTAATGATGGTTGTGATTGTCGTAAACCAAAGCCAGGACTTTTACAGCAAATTTCTGAGTATTATCAAGTACCTTTACAAGAGGTATGGTTTGTTGGAGACTCAGCAAGTGATCTAAAAGCTGCACAAGCAGTAGCATGTCAGCAGGTATTAGTAAGAACAGGTAAAGGATTACGTACCTTAGAAAAAGGAATTGATAAACAAGTTTTAGTGTTTGATGACTTAGTGGCCGTTGCTGATTATTTATTACAGTAA
- the glyS gene encoding glycine--tRNA ligase subunit beta, giving the protein MSTQDFLVELGTEELPPKALKSLAEAFQKGIEKGLKDAGLNYQTSHYYAAPRRLAVLVEALEEQQADRTINVDGPPIQAAFTAEGEPTQAALGFARKCGVELSAIDQSGAKLRFAQTIKGQATASLLPDIIRSALDNLPIPKRMRWAARREEFVRPTQWLVMLLGNQVIDCEILAQKAGCESRGHRFHNPAPVYISSPKSYVEDLRSAHVLADFTERKQLIADKVAELAKQNNGKAIVPNGLLEEVTALVEWPVPLVCSFEERFLEVPQEALISTMQDNQKYFCLLDEQGKLLPLFITVANVDSKDPSQVITGNEKVVRPRLTDAEFFFKQDLKQPLEQFNERLKNVVFQAKLGTVYDKAVRVSKLAGYVAEKLGTNVEQARRAGILSKTDLATEMVGEFPEMQGIAGYYYALAGGEAKDVALALNEQYMPRNMGGELPTTLVGCSVAIADKLDTLVGIFGIGMLPTGSKDPYALRRAALGILRILLEKRLELNLAEMVQRAVDLYGYQVEPKGLAEQVLDFIFDRLRARYEDEGINITTYQAVRALKPMSPLDFDQRVQAVEHFRKLPEAQALSFANKRVYSILEKTSQQEIATAINPVLLLEKQENALADAIKRLEESVPKLSAARDYSKALDQLASLQTLLDDFFEHVFVNVEDSQVRANRYALLARIRQLFLGIADISLLD; this is encoded by the coding sequence ATGAGTACGCAAGATTTTCTGGTTGAATTAGGTACTGAAGAGCTTCCTCCAAAAGCATTAAAATCATTGGCAGAAGCTTTTCAAAAAGGTATTGAAAAAGGCTTAAAAGACGCAGGGCTTAATTATCAAACAAGTCATTATTATGCAGCACCAAGACGTTTAGCTGTATTAGTAGAAGCTTTAGAAGAGCAACAAGCTGATCGTACAATCAATGTAGATGGTCCTCCCATACAAGCTGCTTTTACAGCAGAAGGTGAGCCTACTCAAGCAGCACTAGGGTTTGCACGCAAATGTGGCGTTGAATTATCAGCAATTGATCAGTCAGGTGCAAAGTTACGTTTTGCACAAACCATTAAAGGCCAAGCTACCGCGAGCCTACTGCCTGATATTATACGTAGCGCATTAGATAATTTACCTATCCCTAAAAGAATGCGGTGGGCGGCTAGACGTGAAGAATTTGTACGTCCTACCCAATGGTTAGTCATGTTATTGGGTAACCAAGTTATCGATTGTGAAATTTTAGCGCAGAAAGCAGGGTGCGAATCACGTGGCCATCGTTTCCATAATCCAGCTCCTGTGTATATTTCATCACCTAAAAGTTATGTAGAAGATTTACGCAGTGCCCATGTGCTAGCTGATTTTACTGAACGTAAACAGCTTATAGCAGATAAAGTAGCAGAGCTAGCTAAACAAAATAATGGTAAAGCGATTGTACCTAATGGCTTGTTAGAAGAAGTAACCGCTCTAGTGGAATGGCCTGTACCTTTAGTGTGTAGTTTTGAAGAGCGTTTCTTAGAAGTGCCTCAAGAAGCATTAATTTCTACCATGCAGGATAATCAGAAATATTTCTGTTTATTGGATGAGCAAGGCAAATTATTACCACTGTTTATAACCGTTGCTAATGTGGATAGTAAAGATCCATCCCAAGTGATAACGGGTAATGAAAAAGTAGTAAGGCCACGTTTAACAGATGCTGAATTCTTTTTTAAACAGGATCTTAAACAGCCCCTTGAGCAATTTAATGAGCGCCTAAAAAATGTAGTGTTCCAAGCTAAATTAGGAACGGTTTATGATAAAGCTGTACGAGTTAGTAAATTAGCGGGTTATGTAGCTGAAAAGCTAGGAACAAATGTAGAACAAGCTAGACGTGCAGGCATATTATCAAAAACCGATTTAGCCACCGAAATGGTTGGTGAATTTCCAGAAATGCAAGGTATAGCAGGTTACTACTATGCATTGGCAGGTGGTGAAGCTAAAGATGTAGCCTTAGCGCTAAATGAGCAATATATGCCACGTAATATGGGTGGTGAGCTACCAACCACGCTTGTTGGGTGTAGTGTAGCCATTGCCGATAAACTAGATACCTTGGTGGGTATATTTGGTATTGGTATGTTACCAACAGGTAGTAAAGATCCTTATGCCTTACGCCGTGCTGCTTTAGGTATCTTACGTATTCTATTGGAAAAACGCTTAGAGCTTAATTTAGCTGAAATGGTACAGCGTGCAGTTGATCTTTATGGTTATCAAGTAGAGCCTAAAGGTTTGGCTGAGCAAGTGTTAGATTTTATCTTTGATAGATTACGTGCCCGTTACGAAGACGAAGGCATTAATATCACTACCTATCAGGCAGTTCGTGCGTTAAAGCCTATGTCGCCATTGGATTTTGATCAGCGTGTGCAAGCGGTGGAGCATTTCCGTAAACTACCTGAAGCACAGGCGTTATCTTTTGCGAATAAGCGTGTATATAGTATTTTAGAAAAGACCTCACAGCAAGAGATTGCCACAGCAATTAATCCAGTGTTGTTATTAGAAAAGCAAGAAAATGCGTTAGCTGATGCTATTAAGCGTTTAGAGGAAAGTGTGCCTAAGCTAAGTGCAGCCCGTGATTATAGTAAGGCATTAGATCAATTGGCCTCATTACAAACCTTGTTGGATGATTTCTTTGAACATGTCTTTGTCAATGTTGAGGATAGCCAAGTACGCGCCAATCGTTATGCATTGTTAGCGCGTATCCGTCAGTTGTTCCTAGGCATTGCTGATATATCACTGTTAGATTAA
- the glyQ gene encoding glycine--tRNA ligase subunit alpha, whose amino-acid sequence MTTKVSTVRTFQDLILALQQYWAEQGCVVLQPYDMEMGAGTFHTATFLRAIGPERWSAAYVQPSRRPTDGRYGENPNRLQHYYQFQVVLKPNPDNLQELYLGSLKHIGLDPLIHDIRFVEDNWESPTLGAWGLGWEVWLNGMEVTQFTYFQQVGGIECYPVTGEITYGLERLAMYLQGVDSVYDLVWTDGQFGKVTYGDVFHQNEVEQSTYNFEHANIEKLFGLFDFYESEANRLIELQLPLPTYEMVLKASHTFNLLDARRAISVTERQRYILRVRTLARAVAQSYLEARARLAFPMADEALRDEVLAKMKEAE is encoded by the coding sequence GTGACGACTAAGGTATCAACTGTTCGTACATTTCAGGATTTGATTCTTGCTTTGCAACAATATTGGGCAGAGCAAGGCTGTGTGGTATTACAACCTTATGATATGGAGATGGGTGCAGGTACTTTTCATACAGCAACATTTCTACGCGCAATTGGACCAGAGAGATGGAGTGCAGCTTATGTGCAACCATCAAGAAGACCTACGGATGGTCGTTATGGTGAAAATCCTAATCGCTTGCAGCATTATTATCAGTTTCAAGTTGTACTCAAACCTAATCCTGATAACTTACAAGAACTTTATTTAGGCTCTTTAAAACATATTGGGCTTGATCCTCTTATCCATGATATTCGTTTTGTAGAAGATAATTGGGAGTCTCCAACATTAGGTGCTTGGGGGTTAGGTTGGGAAGTTTGGTTAAATGGTATGGAAGTAACCCAGTTTACTTATTTCCAACAAGTGGGTGGTATTGAGTGTTACCCTGTTACGGGTGAAATCACTTATGGTCTTGAACGTTTAGCTATGTATCTACAGGGTGTTGATTCTGTTTATGATCTAGTGTGGACAGATGGCCAATTTGGCAAAGTGACTTATGGCGATGTTTTTCATCAAAATGAGGTTGAACAATCTACCTATAATTTTGAACACGCCAACATCGAAAAGCTATTTGGTTTATTTGATTTTTATGAGAGTGAAGCAAATCGCTTGATTGAGTTACAACTGCCATTACCCACTTATGAAATGGTACTTAAAGCCTCACATACCTTTAACTTACTAGATGCGCGTCGGGCTATTTCAGTAACGGAGCGGCAACGTTATATTCTAAGGGTTAGAACCTTAGCCCGCGCAGTTGCGCAGAGCTATTTAGAGGCTCGTGCTCGTTTAGCTTTCCCAATGGCTGATGAAGCATTACGTGATGAAGTGTTGGCGAAAATGAAGGAGGCAGAATAA
- a CDS encoding helix-turn-helix domain-containing protein, translating into MMATNSLSTRLKEERKRLGMTQQEIADKVSITRETWSRYESAKIAPGSEVLLNLVNLGVDTNYILTGVRIIPIDSLSRSSVLTTAEETGTYKAGVQLTQQELELIYCYRKVSEDGKKSIEDIAKLLATQQAKQ; encoded by the coding sequence ATGATGGCTACTAATTCTTTGTCGACGCGGTTGAAAGAGGAACGTAAACGGCTAGGCATGACCCAGCAAGAAATTGCTGATAAGGTATCTATTACCAGAGAAACATGGAGTAGATATGAATCGGCTAAAATTGCACCAGGATCAGAAGTATTATTAAATTTGGTTAATTTGGGTGTTGATACTAATTATATTTTAACAGGTGTCAGAATAATACCTATAGATAGCTTGAGTAGATCATCAGTATTGACTACTGCTGAAGAAACAGGGACTTACAAGGCAGGTGTTCAGTTAACACAACAAGAATTAGAATTAATTTATTGTTATCGAAAAGTCAGCGAAGATGGTAAAAAGTCCATAGAAGATATTGCTAAATTGCTAGCAACGCAGCAAGCGAAACAATAA
- a CDS encoding DNA-binding protein translates to MNTPYPMPNTQPYTPEQVKNFFRQSGIPISNWAKANGYSVNKVYQVLNGQLKGLRGSAHEIAIELGLKVNIDTNYQ, encoded by the coding sequence ATGAATACACCTTACCCAATGCCTAATACACAACCATATACACCAGAACAGGTAAAAAACTTTTTTCGACAATCAGGTATTCCAATTTCAAATTGGGCGAAAGCTAATGGATATTCTGTTAATAAAGTTTATCAAGTGTTAAATGGTCAACTAAAAGGTTTACGAGGTTCAGCTCATGAAATTGCTATTGAACTTGGCTTGAAAGTTAATATAGATACCAATTATCAGTGA
- a CDS encoding YifB family Mg chelatase-like AAA ATPase, with protein sequence MTLAITYSRAQVGINAPCVTVESHLSNGLPSLTLVGLPETAVREAKDRVRSAIINSQFEFPARRITLNLAPADLPKEGGRFDLAIALGILAASGQIPVEPLKEIECLGELALSGHIRPVRGVLSAALSAREAGRALFVPKENAEEACLATGLIVYAVDHLLQVAAHFAGQVLLEPYQSNGLFKQVEPYPDLADVQGQIAAKRALLIAASGGHNLLFTGPPGTGKTLLASRLPGILPVLTEQEALEVAAIYSIADIKPLTHWPQRPFRAPHHTSSAAALVGGGSKPQPGEVTLAHQGVLFLDEFTEFDRRVLEVLREPLESHEIMVARAREKVLFPAKFQLIAAMNPCPCGYLGDTTKTCRCTPEQVQRYRSKLSGPLLDRIDLHITVGRESLALSANNSNNLTTALAAKQVAEARVIQQKRQGCPNAYLDIATLQKVCQLAKEDQQWFEQAGEKLGLSLRALHRCLKVARTLADMQSEEKVKRSHLAEVFHYRPAS encoded by the coding sequence TATCCAATGGTTTGCCTTCGTTAACCTTAGTAGGTTTGCCAGAAACAGCGGTACGAGAAGCAAAAGATAGAGTAAGAAGTGCCATTATTAATTCACAATTTGAATTCCCAGCTAGACGGATTACTTTAAATCTTGCACCTGCTGATTTACCTAAAGAAGGTGGACGGTTCGATTTAGCCATTGCCTTAGGTATTTTAGCTGCTAGTGGGCAAATTCCAGTAGAGCCATTAAAAGAAATAGAGTGTCTAGGTGAATTAGCATTATCTGGTCATATCCGTCCTGTTCGAGGTGTCTTATCAGCAGCATTATCAGCAAGAGAAGCGGGCAGAGCTTTATTTGTACCCAAAGAAAATGCAGAAGAGGCTTGCTTAGCAACAGGGTTAATAGTCTATGCAGTGGATCACTTATTACAAGTAGCTGCTCATTTTGCGGGGCAGGTTTTGTTAGAACCTTATCAATCTAATGGGTTATTTAAACAGGTTGAACCTTATCCAGACTTAGCAGATGTTCAAGGTCAAATAGCTGCCAAAAGAGCATTATTAATTGCAGCCAGCGGTGGCCATAATCTACTTTTTACAGGTCCACCTGGTACAGGGAAAACTTTATTAGCTAGTCGCTTACCAGGTATTTTACCTGTTCTTACAGAGCAAGAAGCATTGGAAGTAGCCGCTATTTATTCTATTGCTGATATTAAACCCTTAACACATTGGCCACAGCGGCCATTTAGAGCTCCACATCACACTTCTTCTGCAGCTGCTCTAGTTGGCGGTGGCAGTAAGCCGCAGCCTGGTGAAGTAACTTTAGCCCATCAAGGTGTATTATTTTTAGATGAGTTTACAGAGTTTGATCGGCGTGTATTGGAAGTTTTAAGAGAACCCTTAGAAAGTCATGAAATAATGGTAGCAAGGGCAAGGGAAAAAGTATTATTTCCTGCTAAATTTCAACTAATAGCAGCTATGAACCCCTGTCCATGTGGTTATTTAGGTGATACCACTAAAACATGTCGTTGTACACCTGAACAGGTACAGCGTTATCGCAGTAAATTATCAGGGCCATTATTAGATAGAATAGATCTGCATATTACCGTAGGCAGAGAGTCATTAGCCTTATCTGCTAATAATAGTAACAATTTAACCACTGCGTTAGCTGCAAAGCAAGTGGCGGAGGCAAGAGTAATTCAGCAAAAAAGACAAGGTTGTCCTAATGCCTATTTGGATATTGCAACATTGCAAAAGGTTTGTCAGTTAGCTAAAGAAGATCAACAATGGTTTGAACAAGCAGGTGAAAAATTAGGCCTTTCTTTAAGGGCACTTCACCGTTGTTTAAAAGTAGCAAGAACATTAGCAGATATGCAGAGTGAAGAGAAAGTAAAGCGTTCTCATCTTGCTGAAGTTTTTCATTATCGCCCTGCTAGTTAA